The following are encoded together in the Chanodichthys erythropterus isolate Z2021 chromosome 16, ASM2448905v1, whole genome shotgun sequence genome:
- the LOC137003755 gene encoding octapeptide-repeat protein T2-like — translation MDRRKDSWTERWTEGQTEGRTVGQKDGRKDSKIEGQMDRKIEGQMDREKDRWTEGRTVGQKDGRKDSKIEGQMDRKIEGQMDREKDRWTEGRTDGQKDRRTDGQRDGQTDRQMDRQRDGKTDGQRDGQMDRDKQTDRWKERWMEGQTEGRTVGQKDGRKDRQKEGQLDRKMDGRTVRSKDRWTERSKDRWTERRTDGQKEGQLDKR, via the coding sequence atggacagaAGGAAGGACAGTTGGACAGAAAGATGGACGGAAGGACAGACAGAAGGAAGGACAGTTGGACAGAAAGATGGACGGAAGGACAGTAAGATCgaaggacagatggacagaAAGATCgaaggacagatggacagagagaaggacagatggacagaAGGAAGGACAGTTGGACAGAAAGATGGACGGAAGGACAGTAAGATCgaaggacagatggacagaAAGATCgaaggacagatggacagagagaaggatagatggacagaaggaaggacagatggacagaAAGATCgaaggacagatggacagagagatggacaaacagacagacagatggacagacagagagatggaaagacagatggacagagagacggacagatggacagagacAAACAGACGGACAGATGGAAAGAGAGATGGATGGAAGGACAGACAGAAGGAAGGACAGTTGGACAGAAAGATGGACGGAAGGACAGACAGAAGGAAGGACAGTTGGACAGAAAGATGGACGGAAGGACAGTAAGATCgaaggacagatggacagaAAGATCgaaggacagatggacagagagaaggacagatggacagaAGGAAGGACAGTTGGACAagagatag
- the LOC137003756 gene encoding RNA-binding protein 25-like, translating into MDRDGRKEGQMDREMDREKDRETDGRKDRQKEGQTDRKMEGQMDREKDRWTERWKDRWTERRTDGSKGRIDGQRWTEMEGQMDRKMEEQMDREMKDGQRDGQIDRRKDRLTDGRTDGQKDGRTDGQREGRKDRQKEGQTDRKIEGQMDKR; encoded by the coding sequence ATGGACAGAGACGGAAGGAAAgaaggacagatggacagagagatggacagagagaaggacagagagacagacggacggaAGGATAGACAGAAGGAAGGACAGACGGACAGAAAGATGgaaggacagatggacagagagaaggacagatggacagaAAGATGgaaggacagatggacagagagAAGGACAGACGGATCGAAAGGAAGGATAGATGGACAGAGATGGACAGAGATGgaaggacagatggacagaAAGATGGAAGAACAGATGGATAGAGAGATGAAAGATGGACAGAgagatggacagatagacagaaggaAGGACAGATTGACAGATGGAAGAACAGACGGACAGAAAGATGGAAGAACAGATGGACAGAGAGAAGGACGGAAGGACAGACAGAAGGAAGGACAGACGGACAGAAAGATCGAAGGACAGATGGACAagagatag